In Phycisphaerae bacterium, the following proteins share a genomic window:
- a CDS encoding NAD(P)H-hydrate dehydratase: MAKQTKRRQVVQFSRQPAPTRIVTLPRIPRRPRDSHKGDFGRVLVIAGSREMIGAPALVALAALRSGAGLVTIGCPRSVQPAVAALCPCATSLPLSEDSNGCIRPADAIAILEENEWFDARSAPSVVAVGPGIGQLGVNAGDFVELIRRFTRTPLSIPLVLDADGLNAVSSVHNPAGGNLTWAIGSNVVLTPHPGEMARMYGISSKAVQSDRERVARQAAFDISTANGTAQLASDAHSVSEASPIVLLKGAGTIVTDGRRVFKCKTGNPGMATGGSGDVLTGVIAGLIAQGLARFDAAVLAAHLHGRAGDIAAAKLGQISLIASDLIDHLPGAFRELSRHVTKQEGRRSLNRRP, encoded by the coding sequence ATGGCGAAACAAACAAAGCGCCGGCAGGTCGTTCAATTCTCGCGGCAGCCCGCGCCAACGCGAATCGTTACCCTTCCAAGAATTCCACGGCGACCCCGGGATTCCCACAAAGGTGATTTTGGCCGAGTGCTGGTGATCGCCGGATCGCGGGAAATGATCGGCGCTCCGGCGTTGGTCGCTTTGGCGGCGCTCCGGAGCGGCGCCGGATTAGTAACGATCGGATGCCCCCGCAGCGTGCAGCCCGCCGTGGCCGCGCTCTGCCCTTGTGCAACGTCGCTGCCCCTGTCGGAGGATTCCAACGGATGCATCCGACCGGCGGACGCGATTGCGATTCTTGAAGAGAACGAATGGTTCGATGCCCGATCGGCGCCGTCCGTTGTCGCGGTCGGCCCGGGAATCGGACAATTGGGCGTGAATGCGGGCGATTTCGTCGAACTGATTCGGCGGTTTACGCGTACGCCGCTGTCAATTCCACTTGTCCTAGATGCCGACGGACTCAACGCGGTTTCCTCAGTTCACAATCCGGCCGGCGGAAACCTGACTTGGGCGATTGGCTCGAATGTCGTATTGACGCCGCATCCCGGCGAGATGGCTCGCATGTACGGCATCTCCTCGAAGGCCGTGCAATCGGACCGCGAGCGCGTCGCGCGCCAGGCAGCATTCGATATTTCCACTGCAAATGGCACAGCACAACTCGCGAGTGACGCTCATTCGGTTTCCGAGGCCAGCCCCATCGTTCTACTGAAAGGAGCCGGGACGATCGTCACTGACGGCCGGCGCGTATTCAAATGCAAGACCGGAAACCCCGGAATGGCAACGGGCGGCTCGGGTGACGTTCTCACCGGCGTCATTGCCGGACTCATCGCACAGGGGCTCGCAAGATTCGACGCAGCCGTACTTGCTGCACATCTTCACGGGCGCGCCGGAGACATCGCGGCTGCAAAGCTAGGTCAAATCTCCTTAATTGCAAGCGATCTGATCGACCACCTGCCGGGCGCATTCCGAGAACTCTCGCGCCACGTCACGAAACAGGAAGGCCGACGATCGTTAAATCGTCGGCCTTGA
- the rpsL gene encoding 30S ribosomal protein S12, with translation MPTINQLCRRPRRPEVAKSKSRDLDACPQKRGVCLIVKTMTPKKPNSALRKVARVRLSNGREVTAYIPGIGHNLQEHSIVLIRGGRVRDLPGIRYHIIRGVLDCSAVEEQEKFGTRRNRSRSKYGTKRKK, from the coding sequence ATGCCCACGATCAATCAGCTCTGCCGCCGGCCACGACGACCGGAAGTTGCGAAGTCCAAGTCGCGCGATCTGGATGCTTGTCCACAGAAGCGCGGTGTGTGTCTCATCGTCAAAACGATGACGCCGAAGAAGCCGAACTCCGCGCTGCGAAAGGTGGCTCGTGTCCGACTCTCGAACGGCCGTGAAGTGACTGCGTATATCCCCGGCATCGGCCACAACCTTCAGGAACACTCGATTGTGTTGATTCGCGGAGGTCGAGTTCGAGACCTTCCCGGTATCCGATACCACATCATTCGTGGTGTTCTGGACTGTTCGGCCGTTGAGGAGCAGGAGAAGTTCGGCACACGGCGCAATCGCTCTCGCAGCAAGTATGGCACCAAGCGAAAGAAGTAA
- a CDS encoding methyltransferase domain-containing protein has product MDKSPEFRIAILDVRQPSAFEKGHRSGAVNIALEELTARIHELPSRHAPVCIYDDDARRARWAVSRLRARGRDQVVWRAGRHWLLSGPIECGRSMGRLWSPHSLLLRGLEVAESRWGGLVGRRALDIACGTGRDAVSMALHGMSVEAWDILPDALERCRDLADRNGVRLTACVGDVECDLSIEDAAYDAIVCFNFLHRPLMASIARGVRPGGIVVYETFVEEQRRLFGKPRSDLHLLKNGELCRYFPGWEIIHKSEGLAAPRRFVASLIAFRPV; this is encoded by the coding sequence GTGGATAAGAGTCCGGAATTCAGGATCGCCATTCTGGATGTGCGGCAACCGTCGGCATTCGAGAAGGGGCATCGCTCGGGTGCGGTGAACATCGCACTGGAGGAACTAACGGCGCGGATTCACGAACTGCCGTCGCGACATGCCCCGGTCTGCATTTACGACGACGATGCGCGTCGCGCGCGGTGGGCCGTTTCCCGACTGCGGGCGCGCGGACGTGATCAGGTGGTCTGGCGTGCCGGCAGGCACTGGTTGTTGTCCGGACCGATCGAGTGTGGACGCTCGATGGGACGGCTCTGGTCGCCACACAGCCTGCTGCTTCGGGGTCTGGAGGTGGCCGAATCAAGGTGGGGAGGACTCGTCGGTCGTCGCGCGCTGGATATCGCCTGTGGGACTGGACGCGATGCCGTGAGTATGGCGCTCCACGGCATGTCGGTCGAGGCATGGGACATTCTACCGGATGCGCTCGAGCGTTGCCGCGATCTGGCCGATCGGAATGGCGTGCGCCTCACCGCGTGTGTTGGAGATGTCGAATGTGATCTGTCGATTGAAGACGCTGCTTATGACGCAATCGTTTGTTTTAACTTTCTGCACCGGCCGCTGATGGCGTCGATTGCAAGAGGTGTGCGGCCCGGTGGAATCGTAGTTTACGAAACGTTCGTGGAGGAGCAACGCCGGCTGTTCGGCAAGCCTCGAAGTGATCTTCACCTGCTGAAGAACGGCGAGTTGTGTAGGTATTTCCCGGGATGGGAAATTATCCACAAATCGGAGGGACTCGCGGCTCCGAGGCGATTCGTTGCATCATTGATCGCGTTCAGGCCGGTTTGA
- a CDS encoding DUF971 domain-containing protein: MTENELIDLALNQPLAASQFKPVDLRLDRRDGLTVVWGDGRTSTYSLVFLRKVCPCASCRTARETPGPKGSPLSLNILPAGIEKATEFRNAGLVGKYAIQIDWADGHNTGIYDFRYLRLIDPNEPRE; this comes from the coding sequence ATGACCGAAAACGAACTCATCGATCTCGCACTCAATCAACCGCTTGCCGCGAGCCAATTCAAACCGGTCGACCTGCGGCTGGATCGTCGCGATGGATTGACAGTCGTTTGGGGTGACGGGCGGACCAGCACATATTCGCTTGTGTTTCTCCGAAAAGTCTGTCCTTGCGCCTCTTGTCGGACCGCGCGAGAGACTCCCGGACCGAAAGGCTCGCCGCTTTCATTGAACATCCTGCCGGCGGGAATCGAGAAGGCGACCGAGTTTCGCAATGCGGGCCTCGTGGGGAAATATGCCATTCAGATCGACTGGGCCGATGGGCACAACACCGGCATCTATGACTTTCGATATCTCCGGTTGATCGATCCGAACGAACCGCGCGAATAG
- a CDS encoding PLP-dependent transferase, producing MDLTHNRSDGGSPVKNKQDEKSPERRAHLRTRMIHGHDRSRHWEYSHHVVPPITSSVTFRLDSVERGAKGFTDFTHETDADANPVPIFIYDRLDEPTRGMLEENLASAEGGDTALCFASGMAAISGIVHCLLRSGDHIVTHHVLYGCTYSLFTNWLPQYGMDVTFVDMTDLNSVRAAIRPNTRIIYFETPINPDMTIIDMTAVRDIVAECNRSRSESQKIRSIVDNTFATPHCQRPIEFGMDIVCHSLTKGIGGFGTDVGGVVVVPNELHGRLLLYRKDFGGILSPKSAWATLVYGLPSLAARMVNYQKTAHHVARFLSEHPKVERVLYPGLESFPQFALAKRQMRDTKGRFSPGSMLYFVLKDATPEGRRGARFVDYVARNAYSICLAVSLGQIKTLIECPFHMTHSALPPTEMARHGVVPGGIRLSCGLEDWEDIVADLAEALDAI from the coding sequence ATGGACCTGACGCACAATCGATCTGACGGAGGCAGTCCAGTGAAAAACAAACAGGATGAGAAGAGTCCCGAACGACGCGCGCACCTGCGGACCCGCATGATTCACGGTCACGACCGCTCTCGTCATTGGGAATACAGTCACCATGTCGTCCCCCCCATCACGAGCTCTGTGACGTTTCGGCTTGACTCAGTCGAGCGTGGCGCAAAAGGTTTCACCGATTTCACTCACGAAACGGACGCAGACGCGAACCCGGTACCGATTTTCATCTACGACCGCCTCGACGAACCGACACGAGGCATGCTCGAAGAGAATCTCGCGTCAGCAGAGGGGGGTGACACTGCGCTTTGTTTTGCATCGGGCATGGCAGCGATCAGCGGCATTGTGCATTGCCTGCTCCGCTCTGGCGATCACATTGTCACACACCACGTTCTCTACGGATGCACCTATTCGCTGTTTACGAATTGGCTACCGCAGTACGGCATGGATGTCACGTTTGTCGACATGACGGACCTGAACTCAGTACGCGCCGCGATTCGGCCGAATACGCGAATTATCTACTTTGAGACGCCGATCAATCCCGACATGACGATCATTGACATGACCGCCGTGCGGGACATCGTCGCCGAATGCAACCGTTCCCGAAGCGAATCTCAGAAAATCCGGTCCATCGTCGACAACACATTCGCCACGCCTCACTGTCAGCGGCCGATCGAATTCGGAATGGACATCGTGTGCCACTCACTGACCAAGGGCATCGGCGGATTCGGCACGGACGTTGGTGGCGTGGTCGTAGTTCCGAATGAACTGCATGGCCGGCTGCTTCTGTATCGAAAGGATTTCGGAGGCATCCTGTCGCCCAAGTCGGCATGGGCGACGCTGGTGTACGGGCTTCCGTCATTGGCGGCCCGAATGGTCAACTATCAGAAGACCGCTCATCACGTCGCCAGGTTTCTATCGGAACATCCTAAAGTTGAGCGCGTCTTGTATCCGGGGCTCGAGTCTTTCCCGCAATTCGCATTGGCGAAGCGTCAAATGCGCGACACCAAAGGCCGATTCTCACCGGGCAGCATGCTCTATTTTGTGCTCAAAGACGCGACACCGGAAGGCCGGCGCGGCGCGAGATTCGTCGACTATGTCGCGAGAAATGCGTATTCCATCTGCCTGGCTGTCAGCCTGGGCCAGATCAAGACCCTCATCGAATGCCCATTTCACATGACACATTCGGCATTACCGCCAACGGAAATGGCGAGGCACGGCGTTGTGCCGGGAGGAATTCGCCTAAGCTGCGGACTCGAGGATTGGGAAGACATCGTCGCGGACCTCGCTGAAGCACTGGATGCGATCTGA
- the rpsG gene encoding 30S ribosomal protein S7 produces the protein MGFKKWTRSEDQLRPDPRFNSVLVGKFINCMMWSGKKTVAQKVFYEAIDAVSKKVKDVPPLEVFEKAINNVRPSVQIRSKRVGGSNYQVPMSVNPKRSQALAIRWILEAARGKKGRPMKDRLAAELLDAFNNSGAAVTTKDNVHRMAEANKAFAHFAW, from the coding sequence ATGGGTTTCAAGAAGTGGACGAGGTCGGAGGATCAGCTTCGACCGGATCCGAGATTCAACAGTGTCCTTGTCGGTAAATTCATCAATTGCATGATGTGGAGCGGCAAGAAGACCGTCGCTCAGAAGGTATTTTACGAAGCAATTGATGCCGTCTCGAAGAAAGTGAAGGACGTTCCGCCGCTCGAGGTTTTCGAGAAGGCGATCAACAATGTACGGCCCAGCGTTCAGATTCGCAGCAAGCGAGTTGGCGGAAGCAACTATCAGGTGCCGATGTCGGTGAATCCAAAGCGCAGCCAGGCCCTCGCGATTCGATGGATTCTCGAAGCCGCCCGCGGGAAGAAGGGACGGCCCATGAAGGATCGTCTCGCGGCCGAATTGCTTGATGCCTTCAATAACTCCGGCGCGGCCGTGACGACCAAGGATAACGTTCACCGCATGGCTGAGGCGAATAAGGCCTTCGCCCACTTTGCCTGGTGA
- a CDS encoding ATP-binding protein — translation MSPAVIHLSGPAGSGKTAMAKLLINALPAERFYHVRFDIHRHNTPHMLRVVSGDDGREKNFHCYVRPDIVFESFSELVPTIAADPQRAVIIAETDVHPCFRHAYPYDVKIFIFGPPPSIGELFRSENETAHAIDRAMHDTAEFAAELFGLDRVGPQDSAWVPALDSMDQELHAGRQTFDDFLQSPVGAEIAARLRLRPEFQGIVDSDVVFLNCSIRPIMGRLIDYVERIESLLTPLRNRLERQIYFAACDPTDLCDPKSEAGIQRIAEALIEARTSLQ, via the coding sequence ATGTCCCCCGCCGTTATCCATCTCAGCGGACCAGCCGGAAGCGGCAAGACAGCGATGGCCAAACTGCTCATCAATGCACTTCCGGCGGAGCGATTCTATCACGTCCGGTTCGACATACACCGTCATAACACGCCCCACATGCTACGGGTCGTCTCCGGTGACGACGGCCGTGAAAAAAACTTCCATTGCTATGTTCGACCCGATATCGTATTCGAATCGTTTTCGGAGCTTGTCCCCACGATTGCGGCCGACCCCCAGCGTGCCGTCATCATCGCCGAAACAGATGTTCATCCCTGCTTTCGACATGCTTATCCATACGACGTCAAAATTTTCATTTTCGGCCCCCCGCCCTCGATCGGAGAGCTATTCCGATCCGAGAACGAGACGGCCCACGCGATCGATCGGGCAATGCATGACACCGCGGAGTTTGCCGCTGAGTTGTTCGGGCTCGATCGCGTCGGTCCGCAGGATTCGGCATGGGTTCCGGCGCTTGATTCAATGGATCAGGAGTTGCATGCCGGGCGGCAGACGTTTGACGACTTTCTTCAATCGCCTGTCGGCGCGGAGATCGCCGCTCGACTCCGACTGCGGCCCGAGTTCCAGGGCATCGTCGACAGCGACGTTGTGTTTCTTAATTGCTCGATTCGCCCTATCATGGGCCGACTGATTGACTATGTTGAACGTATCGAATCGCTGCTCACGCCGCTTCGGAATCGACTCGAGCGGCAAATTTACTTCGCAGCGTGTGATCCGACTGATCTCTGCGATCCGAAATCCGAAGCGGGCATCCAGAGAATTGCCGAGGCGCTGATCGAAGCTCGAACGAGCCTTCAATGA